A region of Heteronotia binoei isolate CCM8104 ecotype False Entrance Well chromosome 2, APGP_CSIRO_Hbin_v1, whole genome shotgun sequence DNA encodes the following proteins:
- the FSTL3 gene encoding follistatin-related protein 3 — MILQTGVTWEECCANGNTDMAWSNSSHPDNKISLLRILGLVTCHPCKESCEGVDCGAGKVCKMKYGRPHCACAPDCSNLPRKLQVCGSDGFTYRDECDLQTAKCRGHPDLEVMYQGQCKKSCSSVVCPGTHTCVVDQTGSAHCVMCRAVPCPDPTSLDRAICGNNNITYPSTCHLRRATCFLGRSIGVRYYGSCAALNKYPSDTDDEEENYI, encoded by the exons ATGATCCTCCAGACGGGCGTCACCTGGGAGGAGTGCTGTGCCAACGGCAACACGGACATGGCGTGGTCCAATTCCTCACACCCGGACAACAAAATCAGCCTCCTCAGGATCCTGGGCCTTGTGACCTGTCACCCTTGCAAAG AGTCCTGTGAAGGAGTGGACTGCGGAGCTGGGAAAGTCTGCAAAATGAAATACGGGCGCCCTCACTGCGCATGTGCCCCTGATTGCTCCAACCTACCCAGGAAACTGCAAGTTTGCGGCTCGGACGGCTTCACCTATCGCGACGAGTGTGATCTTCAGACGGCCAAGTGCAGGGGGCACCccgacctggaagtgatgtaccAAGGCCAATGCAAAA AGTCCTGTTCCAGTGTTGTGTGCCCTGGAACTCACACCTGCGTTGTGGATCAGACGGGAAGTGCCCACTGCGTGATGTGCAGAGCTGTCCCCTGCCCCGACCCCACCAGCCTAGACCGGGCCATCTGCGGCAACAACAACATCACATACCCCTCCACCTGCCACCTACGGCGGGCAACCTGCTTCCTTGGGCGATCCATCGGGGTCAGGTATTATGGAAGCTGCGCAG ctttgAATAAGTACCCCTCGGACACAGATGACGAAGAGGAGAACTACATATAA